In Ammospiza nelsoni isolate bAmmNel1 chromosome 30, bAmmNel1.pri, whole genome shotgun sequence, a single window of DNA contains:
- the LOC132085291 gene encoding uncharacterized protein LOC132085291 → MGIGMGAQLSSFSAIEPGCSQNETENLALGYEDGFKEKPWQEQLRILTAVLLGLVLTPALADYSQQAGNNCQVSVGGVFQNLTLSSLTRVVVIEQRSNQFSWKTVWNYNTGIIATKLVQQNTCYISVMNRNEMPSFENLAHMASQNGNQMGLGRPSKKITFVTNGLVTNLSSYGIEISAMCSGLTTYMATEVHRPQVNLGSCITLDVLRIVELDYCSGNGNWNGNIPVIIGGQSQIVTINRQWRVAIIEQRSFTGSWKTIWNYNTGVIATKVTQQNACYISIMNRNEMPSFNNLARLAEESKNQFGHGRPTKKITFVTNGLVSNLRSYGSDVFSMCSGLTTYMTYEVHGFQANLGSCITLDVLGVVDLKYCTGNGNGQGSQTHVVIIGGQSQIVTINRQWRVAIIEQTSFSGSWKTIWNYNTGVIATKVTQQNACYISIMNRNEMPSFENLAHLAEESKNQFGHGRPTKKITFVTNGLVSNLRSYGSDVFSMCSGLTTYMTYEVHGFQANLGSCITLDVLGVVDLKYCTGNGNGQSQQIPGGIFNNTQGSQTHVVIIGGQSQIVTINRQWRVAIIEQTSFSGSWKTIWNYNTGVIATKVTQQNACYISIMNRNEMPSFENLAHLAEESKNQFGHGRPTKKITFVTNGLVSNLRSYGSDVFSMCSGLTTYMTYEVHGVQANLGSCITLDVLGVVDLKYCTGNGNGQGSQTHVVIIGGQSQIVTINRQWRVAIIEQTSFSGSWKTIWNYNTGVIATKVTQQNACYISIMNRNEMPSFENLAHLAEESKNQFGHGRPTKKITFVTNGLVSNLRSYGSDVFSMCSGLTTYMTYEVHGHQVNLGACITLDVLRVVDLKYCTGNGNDQQIPGGEGNSHLVIIGGQSQIVTINRQWRVAIIEKKAGIGSWKTIWNYNTGIIVTKVTQQNACYISTMNRNEMPLFDNLAHLAQESKNQFGLGRPTKKITFVTNGLVSNLRSYGSDVFSMCSGLTTYMTYEVHGHQVNLGACITLDVLRVVDLKYCTGNGNDQQIPGGEGNSHLVIIGGQSQIVTINRQWRVAIIEKKAGIGSWKTIWNYNTGIIVTKVTQQNACYISTMNRNEMPLFDNLAHLAQESKNQFGLGRPTKKITFVTNGLVSNLRSYGSDVFSMCSGLTTYMTYELHGVQVNLGSCITLDVLRVVDLKYCTGNGNDQSQQIPGGIFNNTQGNILNNTQVIIGGQSQIVTINRQWRVAIIEQRSFSRSWKTIWNYNTGIIVTKVTQQNACYISTMNRNEMPRFDNLAHLAELSRNQYLLPRPTKKITFVTNGLVSNLRSYGSDVFSMCSGLTTYMTYEVHGVQVNLGSCITLDVLGVVDLKYCTGNGNGQGSQTHVVIIGGQSQIVTINRQWRVAIIEQTSFSGSWKTIWNYNTGVIVTKVTQQNACYISTMNRNEMPRFDNLAHLAEESKNHIGFGRPTKKIIFVASALVNNLRSYGSDVFSMCSGLTTYMAYEVHGPQVNLGSCITLDVLQVVDLQYCSGNFHGNGQSQQIPGHNCHFSGACVFQNMTLSSQTHEVIFQQRSEQFSWKTIWNYNTGIIATKLVQERTCYISTMNRSEMPTFDALVRFAADNKNQVGLGRPTRKITFVTNGLVSNLNSYGADVFAMCSGLTTYMTYEVHGPQLNQGSCISLDVLKLVDLNYCGGNIKA, encoded by the exons ATGGGCATAGGAATGGGTGCCCAG CTGAGTAGCTTCAGTGCCATAGAGCCAGGATGCTCACAGAATGAAACTGAAAACTTGGCATTGGGCTATGAGGATGGCTTCAAGGAGAAGCCATggcaggaacagctgagg ATTTTGACTGCAGTCCTTCTAGGACTTGTCCTGACTCCAGCCCTTGCTGATTAT TCTCAGCAGGCGGGCAACAACTGCCAGGTCTCTGTTGGTGGTGTTTTCCAAAATCTAACTCTCAGCAGTCTGACACGTGTGGTGGTTATTGAACAAAGGAGCAACCAGTTCTCATGGAAAACCGTCTGGAACTACAACACG GGTATCATTGCAACCAAATTGGTGCAACAGAACACCTGCTACATTTCTGTAATGAACAGAAATGAGATGCCCAGCTTTGAGAATCTGGCCCACATGGCTTCACAGAATGGG AACCAGATGGGTCTTGGAAGACCTAGCAAGAAGATCACCTTTGTCACCAATGGACTGGTAACAAACCTCAGCTCCTATGGAATAGAAATCTCAGCTATGTGCAGCGGACTCACCACCTACATGGCTACCGAAGTTCACA GACCCCAGGTGAATCTGGGATCATGCATTACCCTGGATGTTCTGAGAATTGTGGAGCTGGATTACTGCAGTGGCAATGGCAACTGGAATGGCAATATCCCG GTCATCATTGGTGGCCAGTCCCAAATTGTGACCATCAACAGGCAATGGCGTGTGGCAATCATTGAGCAAAGGAGCTTCACTGGGTCCTGGAAAACCATCTGGAACTACAACACA ggCGTCATTGCAACCAAAGTCACTCAGCAGAATGCCTGCTACATTTCCATCATGAACAGAAATGAGATGCCCAGCTTCAATAATCTGGCCCGCCTGGCAGAAGAGAGCAAG AACCAGTTTGGTCATGGAAGACCTACCAAGAAGATCACCTTTGTCACCAATGGATTAGTCAGCAACCTCAGGTCCTATGGATCAGATGTCTTCTCTATGTGCAGTGGACTCACCACCTACATGACTTATGAAGTTCACG GATTCCAAGCCAATCTGGGATCCTGCATTACCCTGGATGTCCTTGGAGTCGTGGATCTCAAGTACTGCACTGGCAATGGCAATGGACAG GGCAGCCAAACACATGTCGTCATCATTGGTGGCCAGTCCCAAATTGTGACCATCAACAGGCAATGGCGTGTGGCAATCATTGAACAAACGAGCTTCAGTGGGTCCTGGAAAACCATCTGGAACTACAACACG GGCGTCATTGCAACTAAAGTCACTCAGCAGAACGCCTGCTACATTTCCATCATGAACAGAAATGAGATGCCCAGCTTTGAGAATCTGGCTCACCTGGCAGAAGAGAGCAAG AACCAGTTTGGTCATGGAAGACCTACCAAGAAGATCACCTTTGTCACCAATGGATTAGTCAGCAACCTCAGGTCCTATGGATCAGATGTCTTCTCTATGTGCAGTGGACTCACCACCTACATGACTTATGAAGTTCACG GATTCCAAGCCAATCTGGGATCCTGCATTACCCTGGATGTCCTTGGAGTCGTGGATCTCAAGTACTGCACTGGCAATGGCAATGGACAG TCTCAGCAGATTCCTGGTGGCATCTTCAACAACACACAGGGCAGCCAAACACATGTCGTCATCATTGGTGGCCAGTCCCAAATTGTGACCATCAACAGGCAATGGCGTGTGGCAATCATTGAACAAACGAGCTTCAGTGGGTCCTGGAAAACCATCTGGAACTACAACACG GGCGTCATTGCAACTAAAGTCACTCAGCAGAACGCCTGCTACATTTCCATCATGAACAGAAATGAGATGCCCAGCTTTGAGAATCTGGCTCACCTGGCAGAAGAGAGCAAG AACCAGTTTGGTCATGGAAGACCTACCAAGAAGATCACCTTTGTCACCAATGGATTAGTCAGCAACCTCAGGTCCTATGGATCAGATGTCTTCTCTATGTGCAGTGGACTCACCACCTACATGACTTATGAAGTTCATG GAGTCCAAGCCAATCTGGGATCCTGCATTACCCTGGATGTCCTTGGAGTCGTGGATCTCAAGTACTGCACTGGCAATGGCAATGGACAG GGCAGCCAAACACATGTCGTCATCATTGGTGGCCAGTCCCAAATTGTGACCATCAACAGGCAATGGCGTGTGGCAATCATTGAACAAACGAGCTTCAGTGGGTCCTGGAAAACCATCTGGAACTACAACACG GGCGTCATTGCAACTAAAGTCACTCAGCAGAACGCCTGCTACATTTCCATCATGAACAGAAATGAGATGCCCAGCTTTGAGAATCTGGCTCACCTGGCAGAAGAGAGCAAG AACCAGTTTGGTCATGGAAGACCTACCAAGAAGATCACTTTTGTCACCAATGGATTGGTCAGCAACCTCAGGTCCTATGGATCAGATGTCTTCTCTATGTGCAGTGGACTCACCACCTACATGACTTATGAAGTTCACG GACACCAAGTCAATCTGGGAGCATGCATTACCCTTGATGTCCTGAGAGTCGTGGATCTGAAATACTGCACTGGAAATGGCAATGATCAG CAGATTCCCGGTGGCGAGGGCAACTCACACCTCGTCATCATTGGTGGCCAGTCCCAGATTGTGACCATCAACAGGCAATGGCGTGTGGCCATCATTGAGAAAAAGGCTGGCATTGGGTCCTGGAAAACCATCTGGAACTACAACACG gGCATCATTGTAACCAAAGTCACTCAGCAGAACGCCTGCTACATTTCCACCATGAACAGAAATGAGATGCCCCTCTTTGATAACCTGGCTCACCTGGCACAAGAGAGCAAG AACCAGTTTGGTCTTGGAAGACCTACCAAGAAGATCACCTTTGTCACCAATGGATTGGTCAGCAACCTCAGGTCCTATGGATCAGATGTCTTCTCTATGTGCAGTGGACTCACCACCTACATGACTTATGAAGTTCATG GACACCAAGTCAATCTGGGAGCATGCATTACCCTCGATGTCCTGAGAGTCGTGGATCTGAAATACTGCACTGGAAATGGCAATGATCAG CAGATTCCCGGTGGCGAGGGCAACTCACACCTCGTCATCATTGGTGGCCAGTCCCAGATTGTGACCATCAACAGGCAATGGCGTGTGGCCATCATTGAGAAAAAGGCTGGCATTGGGTCCTGGAAAACCATCTGGAACTACAACACG gGCATCATTGTAACCAAAGTCACTCAGCAGAACGCCTGCTACATTTCCACCATGAACAGAAATGAGATGCCCCTCTTTGATAACCTGGCTCACCTGGCACAAGAGAGCAAG AACCAGTTTGGTCTTGGAAGACCTACCAAGAAGATCACCTTTGTCACCAATGGATTGGTCAGCAACCTCAGGTCCTATGGATCAGATGTCTTCTCTATGTGCAGTGGACTCACCACCTACATGACTTATGAACTTCATG GAGTCCAAGTCAATCTGGGATCCTGCATTACCCTTGATGTCCTGAGAGTCGTGGATCTGAAATACTGCACAGGCAATGGCAATGATCAG TCTCAGCAGATTCCTGGTGGCATCTTCAATAACACCCAAGGCAACATATTGAACAACACTCAAGTCATCATTGGTGGCCAGTCCCAAATTGTGACCATCAACAGGCAATGGCGTGTGGCCATCATTGAGCAAAGGAGCTTCAGCAGGTCCTGGAAAACCATCTGGAACTACAACACG GGCATCATTGTAACCAAAGTCACTCAGCAGAATGCCTGCTACATTTCCACCATGAACAGAAATGAGATGCCTCGCTTTGACAACCTGGCTCACCTGGCAGAATTGAGCAGG AACCAGTATCTTCTTCCAAGACCTACCAAGAAGATCACCTTTGTCACCAATGGATTGGTCAGCAACCTCAGGTCCTATGGATCAGATGTCTTCTCTATGTGCAGTGGACTCACCACCTACATGACTTATGAAGTTCACG GAGTCCAAGTCAATCTGGGATCCTGCATTACCCTGGATGTCCTTGGAGTCGTGGATCTCAAGTACTGCACTGGCAATGGCAATGGACAG GGCAGCCAAACACATGTCGTCATCATTGGTGGCCAGTCCCAAATTGTGACCATCAACAGGCAATGGCGTGTGGCAATCATTGAACAAACGAGCTTCAGTGGGTCCTGGAAAACCATCTGGAACTACAACACG GGTGTCATTGTAACCAAAGTCACTCAGCAGAACGCCTGCTACATTTCCACCATGAACAGAAATGAGATGCCTCGCTTTGATAACCTGGCTCACCTGGCAGAAGAGAGCAAG AATCATATTGGTTTCGGAAGACCTACCAAGAAGATCATCTTTGTTGCCAGTGCATTGGTGAACAACCTGAGGTCTTATGGATCAGATGTCTTCTCTATGTGCAGTGGACTCACCACCTACATGGCATATGAAGTGCATG GACCCCAGGTGAATCTGGGATCATGCATTACCCTGGATGTTTTGCAAGTTGTGGACCTGCAGTACTGCAGTGGTAATTTCCATGGCAATGGACAG tCTCAGCAGATTCCAGGTCACAACTGCCATTTCTCTGGTGCCTGTGTTTTCCAAAACATGACCCTCAGCAGTCAAACCCATGAGGTGATTTTCCAGCAAAGGAGCGAGCAGTTCTCCTGGAAAACCATCTGGAACTACAACACG GGCATCATTGCAACCAAACTGGTGCAAGAGAGAACGTGCTACATTTCCACCATGAACAGGAGTGAGATGCCCACCTTTGATGCTCTCGTCAGGTTTGCTGCAGACAACAAG AACCAGGTTGGCCTGGGAAGACCTACCAGGAAGATCACCTTTGTCACCAATGGATTGGTCAGCAACCTCAACTCCTATGGAGCAGATGTCTTTGCTATGTGCAGTGGACTCACCACCTACATGACTTATGAAGTTCACG